In the genome of Geotrypetes seraphini chromosome 14, aGeoSer1.1, whole genome shotgun sequence, one region contains:
- the LOC117348327 gene encoding olfactory receptor 5AU1-like — MEGGNQTSVTEFILLGLARDPNLQIPLFVLFLLIYVITLLGNISIIVATRLDANLQTPMYFFLFQLSFLDLCYSSAVTPKTLQTLLAKQKTISFLGCALQMFFYAGYATTECFLLAMMAYDRYVAICNPLLYPVIMSRKLCIQMLCTSYVCGFCNALIHTSCIFHLSFCGSNVIDHYFCDGPPLLVLTCSDTFVCELGLFIFAGFNTISTFLAILISYTFILSSILRIRSAEGRRKAFNTCGSHFTGVIILYGTLFFMYLRPASSYSMEQDRVVSVFYAVLIPMLNPLIYSLRNKEVKTALVKVWKQFFMTF, encoded by the coding sequence ATGGAAGGCGGGAACCAGACGTCAGTGACAGAATTCATTCTCTTGGGACTCGCTCGTGATCCAAACCTCCAGATTCCACTCTTTGTGCTGTTCCTACTGATCTATGTCATCACCCTGCTGGGTAATATCAGTATTATTGTTGCAACTAGATTGGACGCAAACTTGCAGACCCCGATGTACTTTTTCCTCTTTCAATTGTCATTTCTAGATCTCTGTTATTCTTCAGCGGTCACCCCCAAAACTCTGCAAACCCTTCTGGCAAAGCAGAAAACCATCTCCTTCCTCGGCTGCGCTCTACAAATGTTTTTTTATGCAGGTTATGCTACAACAGAATGTTTTCTGCTGGCAATGATGGCGTATGATCGATATGTGGCAATCTGCAATCCATTGCTTTACCCTGTTATTATGAGCCGGAAACTGTGCATTCAGATGCTGTGCACATCATATGTGTGTGGCTTTTGTAATGCCCTGATCCATACGTCTTGCATTTTCCACTTATCCTTCTGCGGTTCCAATGTCATCGATCACTATTTCTGTGATGGCCCTCCACTCTTGGTACTTACATGCTCAGACACATTTGTCTGCGAACTTGGACTTTTTATTTTCGCTGGGTTCAACACTATATCAACCTTCCTGGCCATCTTAATCTCTTACACCTTCATTCTCTCCAGCATCCTGAGGATTCGCTCTGCCGAAGGAAGACGCAAAGCATTCAACACTTGCGGATCTCACTTCACCGGTGTGATAATACTTTACGGGACCCTTTTTTTCATGTATTTACGACCTGCTTCGAGTTACTCTATGGAGCAGGACAGAGTTGTTTCAGTGTTTTATGCAGTCCTAATCCCCATGTTAAACCCCCTGATTTATAGCCTGAGGAACAAAGAGGTAAAAACAGCCTTGGTGAAGGTATGGAAGCAATTCTTCATGACATTCTGA
- the LOC117348146 gene encoding olfactory receptor 1044-like, producing the protein MEGGNQTSVTEFILFGLTRDPKLQIPLFVLFLLVYVITLLANIGIILVTKLDVRLQTPMYFFLFHLSIVDICYSSDITPKTLQTLLTEHKTISVLGCALQMYFFFCFGTIESHLLAVMAYDRYVAICNPLLYPIIMTRGLCMRMLSAVYIIGFCTALILSILTFQLSYCRSNVINHFFCDVLPVLVLSCSDTSVNDIVVFVFAMFNTITAFTAILISYTYIIASILRIRSAEGRRKAFNTCASHFTAVLIFYGTLFVTYLQPNSSYSMNQDKIVSVFYTVLIPMINPLIYSLRNKDVKAALIKVGKQLVTAFRGFTR; encoded by the coding sequence ATGGAAGGCGGAAACCAGACATCAGTGACTGAGTTCATTCTCTTCGGACTCACTCGTGATCCAAAGCTCCAGATTCCACTCTTTGTGCTGTTCCTACTGGTCTATGTTATCACCCTCCTGGCTAATATCGGTATCATTCTTGTAACTAAACTGGATGTGCGCCTGCAGACTCCAATGTACTTTTTCCTTTTTCACTTGTCAATTGTAGATATCTGTTATTCTTCAGACATTACCCCTAAAACCTTACAAACCCTCTTGACAGAGCACAAAACTATCTCCGTCCTTGGTTGTGCTCttcaaatgtatttttttttctgttttggtacTATAGAGTCACATCTGCTGGCAGTGATGGCGTATGATCGATATGTGGCAATCTGTAACCCGTTGCTCTATCCAATCATTATGACCAGGGGTCTATGCATGCGGATGTTGAGTGCGGTTTATATTATTGGCTTTTGCACTGCTCTAATACTTTCAATTTTAACTTTTCAGTTGTCCTATTGTAGGTCCAATGTAATTAATCACTTTTTCTGTGATGTCCTTCCAGTCTTGGTCCTTTCTTGCTCAGACACCTCGGTCAATGACATTGTAGTGTTTGTCTTTGCTATGTTCAACACCATAACCGCCTTTACGGCCATCCTAATATCCTACACCTATATCATCGCCAGCATCCTGAGGATTCGCTCTGCTGAAGGAAGACGCAAAGCATTTAACACTTGTGCTTCCCACTTCACGGCTGTGTTGATTTTCTATGGGACTCTTTTTGTCACGTATTTACAGCCGAATTCAAGTTATTCTATGAACCAGGACAAAATAGTTTCAGTGTTTTATACAGTCTTAATCCCTATGATAAACCCCCTGATTTATAGCCTGAGAAACAAAGATGTAAAAGCAGCCTTGATAAAGGTGGGGAAACAATTAGTTACAGCATTTAGAGGGTTCACTAGGTAA
- the LOC117348147 gene encoding olfactory receptor 5B21-like, whose protein sequence is MEGGNQTSVTEFILLGLTHDPKFQIALFVLFLLVYVITLLANIGIILVTRLDVRLQTPMYFFLFHLSIVDICYSSDITPKTLHTLLTEHQTISVLGCALQMFFFLCFATMELHLLAVMAYDRYVAICNPLLYPIIMTRGLCIQMLSWVYIIGFCTALILSILAFRLSYCRSNVINHFFCEILPIMVLSCSDTSVNGIVVVSFAGFNTITTFMAIIISYTYIISNILRIRSAEGRRKAFNTCASHFTAVLIFYGTVFATYLQPNSSNFMNQDKIVSVFYTVLIPMINPLIYSLRNKDVKAALIKVGKQLVTSFRGFTR, encoded by the coding sequence ATGGAAGGCGGGAACCAGACGTCAGTGACTGAATTCATTCTCCTGGGACTCACTCATGATCCTAAGTTCCAGATTGCACTCTTTGTGCTGTTCCTACTGGTCTATGTTATCACCCTTCTGGCTAATATCGGTATCATTCTTGTAACTAGACTGGATGTGCGCCTGCAGACTCCAATGTACTTTTTCCTTTTTCACTTGTCAATTGTAGATATCTGTTATTCTTCAGATATTACCCCCAAAACCTTACATACCCTCTtgacagagcaccaaactatctCCGTCCTTGGTTGCGCTCttcaaatgttttttttcctctgttttgctACTATGGAGTTGCATCTGCTGGCGGTGATGGCGTATGATCGATATGTGGCGATCTGTAACCCGTTGCTCTATCCAATCATTATGACCAGGGGTCTGTGCATTCAGATGTTGAGTTGGGTTTATATTATTGGCTTTTGCACTGCTCTAATACTTTCAATTTTAGCTTTTCGATTGTCCTATTGTAGGTCCAATGTAATTAATCACTTTTTCTGTGAAATCCTTCCAATCATGGTCCTTTCTTGCTCAGACACCTCGGTCAATGGCATTGTAGTGGTTTCTTTTGCTGGGTTCAACACTATAACCACCTTTATGGCCATCATAATATCTTACACCTATATCATCTCCAACATCCTGAGGATTCGCTCTGCTGAAGGAAGACGCAAAGCATTTAACACTTGTGCTTCCCACTTCACGGCTGTGTTGATTTTCTATGGGACTGTTTTTGCCACGTATTTGCAGCCTAATTCAAGTAATTTTATGAACCAGGACAAAATAGTTTCAGTGTTTTACACAGTCTTAATCCCCATGATAAACCCCCTGATTTATAGCCTGAGAAACAAAGATGTAAAAGCAGCCTTGATAAAGGTGGGGAAACAGTTAGTTACATCATTTAGAGGGTTCACTAGGTAA